DNA sequence from the Piliocolobus tephrosceles isolate RC106 chromosome 9, ASM277652v3, whole genome shotgun sequence genome:
ggtggatcaccgaggtcaggagttctagaccagcctggccaacatggtgaaaccccatctctactaaaaatacaaaaattagccaggcgtggtggcaggtgcctgtaatcctagctactcagaggggctgaggcaggagaatcgcttgaacctgggaggcggaggttgcagtgagctgagatcgcgccattgcactccagcctgggggacaagagtgagacttcgtctcgaaaaaaaaaaaaaagaaagaaagaaaagaaaagctaaatctacagaaaaattacttgaattaacaagaaattttaacaaatttactgtatacaaaaatcaatatacaaaagtaaTTTACACTTTCAACATCAACAACAATTAGAAAAAgcgattttaaaaattaccattttgtgATGGTAATTggtaataaaaatatgtagaatgctatggaataaatctaacaaaaatatgtaatacctttatggaaaataataaaactttggttaaaaaaactattaaataataCCTAAATAATGGGGGTCATATACTATGCTCTTGTTAATAATATTACAATGTCAAACAATGTTAAtctatataataaatgtaatttcAATACAAATCCCAATCGATTTTTTTCATGGAACTTAATGAGGTCCTTCTAAAATCTAtatgaaataaagtagaaaaagagtTAAGAAGACACAAAAACAGATAGgtagaacaaacagaaaataaatagcaagatggtagatttaaacCCAACCATATCAGtgatcacattaaatgtaaacagTCTAGATACCCAAATTAACAGGAAGAGATATTCAGATTGGTTATAAAAACAAGGTCCAACCATATGATGCCTACaaaactcactttaaatataaattcacaaacagattaaaagttaaaagacaaaaaatgagatACTTTGTTAACAATAAACAAAAGATAGTTGAGTGGCCTGAAAGCTCTCCCAAAGCAGTAAGATCAGGCAATGGTGGGTCTCTcctcatttgttttctgtctctcaaGGACCATTGTCCTTCCTTGCCTGTTGTCTAATGTCTTGAAAACTATTGCTTCAAATGTTGtgtctgattttggttatttcaggTGGGAGGGTAAATGTGGTTGCTGTTAGTCCATCTTGTACGGAAGAATTCTCTGCAgtcgttttttaaaaaacctatttgTTTCCTTAAGAATCCTAGGAGATCACCCACACATGAGAAGAATACGATGGGAGCACAAGAAGCCCACATATATGTGAAGACTGTAGCAGGAAGCGAGGAACCTGTGCATGACCCTTACCGTCCTACTatagaaatggaaagaaggagGGGATTGTGGTGGCTTGTGCCAAGACTGAGCCTGGAATGATGCAGCTCAGTCAAGGAGCAGACCTGGCACTGGAACAGGGTTGAAAACCCAGGGTTTTGTACTTGGAGAGGAGAGATGCCAAGCTGCTTCTTAATCAATCCAAATTTCATTTACAGATCTGGAACACTTTGGGGCTGATTTGTCTCCTTAGGGGATATCCCCAATATGGTTAATTCCAACTCTCAGACCTTGTGCTTTAGTTAGTACATGTGACTCACCAGATGGGGTCCTTAGATCCTGTTCCTGCTCCCAATGggaatttgcttttctttgtcattttgggAAAGGGGCTTGGTTTCTGAGTGTCTTgccttctcatcttttttttcatatcctttttCTCAAAAAAGCCATCAGCTCTGACTTCCATGGAAGTGTTGCCAAGGTCAGCCTGGTGCAAGTTGGGATATAAATGAAACTTATGCAGGATGTATGAGAGGAAGCAGTTAATTGTTTCTGAATAACTCAGGGTAGAAATCACATGAAGCCACACATTCCCTGACCACAGGGAAGCACATGGCTCAGTCATGTCATACAGCAGTGGAAAGAATATGGATTCTTAAGTCACACCTACCACTGAGCAGCTATACGACTTTGGAGAAGTTGTTTAAcatttctaagcctcagtttttgcttttttaaaggaGGAGAAATATTTGCCTCATGTCATAAttgaaaagattaaataagaaataaagggaCGTGTCTGCTACTTAGTTGCCAGTCAAAATGttagttctctctctctgcccccttCCTCCTACCTCTTCCCATATTGCTTGCCTGATAAAATAGCTAGTCACCAGCATTTGTTCCCCATAGTCACAGGGTCACACAAGGGAACATTTAGGGCAAACTTTCTGCAAGGCCTGTGGTCCAAACTGTTATCTAAAGATGATTCTAGGTGTTGCTGGTAGTATGTGAATCTTCCAATCTAGGTGTAATCGTGTCCTCATATGAATCAGGAAAAGCCAGGTTCTTACAAGTTCCAAATTCCATATACAGAAACTGGTGGTGTTACATTTAACCTCAAAGATGTTAATGTTGATGGAAATTCATGTTTCATATTAAAACACTTCGTCTTTACAATGAaacattttgcttaatttttaaagtaagacATTATGATACCTCTGATGGCAGCTCCTCAAATAGCTTTAACTTTTGTGCTTTAGGGATAGTTGTTAAACTTACAgtttcttttatgttattttttaaaggcttCAGATTAAACAAGAGTCCTTAA
Encoded proteins:
- the OPALIN gene encoding opalin isoform X6; translation: MEESDRPCEISEIDDNPKISENPRRSPTHEKNTMGAQEAHIYVKTVAGSEEPVHDPYRPTIEMERRRGLWWLVPRLSLE
- the OPALIN gene encoding opalin isoform X5, coding for MDCGPSLGLAASIPSLVATALLVALLFTLIHRRRSSIEAMEESDRPCEISEIDDNPKISENPRRSPTHEKNTMGAQEAHIYVKTVAGSEEPVHDPYRPTIEMERRRGLWWLVPRLSLE